The following proteins are encoded in a genomic region of Colletotrichum higginsianum IMI 349063 chromosome 9, whole genome shotgun sequence:
- a CDS encoding Myb-like DNA-binding domain-containing protein has translation MASQRRGPWSQQEDAYLMQLVNDQGPLNWVRIAQALGTRTPKQCRERFHQNLKPTLNHEPITPEEGAQIEILVSEIGKRWAEIARRLHGRSDNAVKNWWNGSQNRRKRHDRRRATQSTSGYDDRRYGSSAYQRPALTINSHAASLPYARHSMSSPVSPAFYAHGHGYYQLESPLPSPNSTSSPGSDVLDGEASTVSDAASSYTTSPQCLSRGNTPSIQLAPLRMDDNSAPRSLPPFGSLLHASGESKDAGHIRLPSITSHLLTAPNSPVGSVARQVPPPSSPSAADKDSRMDVSALLG, from the coding sequence atggcTTCCCAGCGGAGAGGACCGTGGTCACAACAAGAGGACGCCTACCTGATGCAGCTTGTCAATGATCAGGGCCCCTTGAACTGGGTACGGATTGCCCAGGCCCTGGGAACTAGGACGCCGAAGCAGTGCAGAGAACGATTCCACCAGAACCTCAAGCCCACACTAAACCATGAGCCCATCACGCCTGAGGAAGGTGCCCAGATCGAAATACTCGTCAGCGAGATCGGCAAGAGGTGGGCAGAGATTGCACGACGCCTGCATGGCCGCAGCGACAATGCCGTCAAGAACTGGTGGAACGGAAGCCAGAACCGTCGGAAGCGTCACGACCGCCGCAGAGCTACCCAGAGCACCTCCGGTTACGACGATCGACGCTACGGCTCGTCTGCGTACCAACGCCCGGCACTCACCATAAACTCTCACGCCGCTTCTCTCCCCTATGCCAGGCATAGCATGTCTTCTCCTGTGTCCCCTGCATTCTACGCTCATGGTCATGGCTACTATCAACTTGAGTCACCTCTCCCATCTCCGAATTCCACTTCTTCACCTGGAAGCGATGTTCTCGATGGCGAGGCATCCACAGTCTCAGACGCAGCATCCAGCTACACCACATCTCCGCAGTGCCTTTCGCGAGGCAACacaccatccatccagcTGGCTCCTCTCCGCATGGACGACAACTCGGCCCCGcgttctcttcctccctttGGCAGTCTCCTACACGCATCAGGTGAAAGCAAAGACGCTGGACACATTCGTCTGCCATCAATCACATCGCATCTGTTGACCGCGCCCAACTCGCCTGTGGGGAGCGTTGCTCGGCAGGTTCCCCcaccatcctcgccctccgcTGCGGACAAGGACTCTAGGATGGATGTCTCCGCTCTGCTTGGATGA